The genomic segment AAGGCTACCAGGTCCATAAATTGTTCCAGGAATTGAAGAAAATACTCTCCGTCGACCACGTGACCAAGGTGATCATCGTCGGCGCCGGCCGCATCGGCCAGGCCCTGTCCAATTACAAGTTGTTCAATGACCGCAACATCACGGTCACGGCCCTGTTCGACATCAAGGAGGGGCTGGTCGGCACTGAAATAGGCAAACCCGGCCGCAAAAAGCCGGTGCTGCATGTCGATCAGCTGGACACCTACCTGCAGGAAAATCCCGACATCAAGATCGCCCTGCTGACCGTACCGGAGGAGGCCGCCCAGGAAACCATGGACAAGCTCATCGGCCACGGCATCAAGGGCATCGTCAACTTCGCCCCCAAGATCCTGAGAGTGTCGAAGGAATTCCACGATGTCCAGGTGAACAACGATTGCATCGGCACCTCGCTCTATCAGATCGTTTACCAGCTCTATCACAAAAAATAGGCCGGCAGAGAACATGGGGGCGCAAGCGACGGCAACAACGGGCAGGCGATGAACCCCCACGAATTGATTTTTCTGCTGCTGCTCTTTTCCCTGCTGGTCCTGTTCAGCGCTTTTTTTTCATCGGCCGAAACGGCGC from the Candidatus Aminicenantes bacterium genome contains:
- a CDS encoding redox-sensing transcriptional repressor Rex, with protein sequence MKKKISLRVIRRISFYYEALLKLNLPENAYVSSKKLEEVTGVSCNQVRQDFFYLGISIGKQKKGYQVHKLFQELKKILSVDHVTKVIIVGAGRIGQALSNYKLFNDRNITVTALFDIKEGLVGTEIGKPGRKKPVLHVDQLDTYLQENPDIKIALLTVPEEAAQETMDKLIGHGIKGIVNFAPKILRVSKEFHDVQVNNDCIGTSLYQIVYQLYHKK